A section of the Asticcacaulis sp. EMRT-3 genome encodes:
- a CDS encoding cytochrome ubiquinol oxidase subunit I, whose translation MDLSTVELSRLQFALTALYHFLFVPLTLGLSFMLVIMESVYVLTGREIWRTITRFWGLLFGINFVLGVATGLTMEFEFGMNWSYYSHYVGDIFGAPLAIEGLMAFFLEATFVGLMFFGWEKLSRPAHLMVTFMVALGTNLSALWILIANGWMQHPAGAVFNPATMRMEVTDFMQVLFNPVAQAKFVHTVSAGYVLAAVFVLGVSAIYLLQGKYISVAKRSMAVAAAFGLASALSVVVLGDESGYMLTDNQKMKLAAIESMWHTEPAPAGIAIFGLPNVKEQRTDDEVKIPYVLGLIATRSLDQPVVGILELVDKANERIRSGIIAYDGVERLKVNPDDMQGRAEFEAHKADLGYSYLLKKYVADPRQASDALIAKAAMDTVPNVPLMFWVFRLMAALGFAFIGLFITAFFMVTFNRHRNRLFLWVCVLAIPLPWIAIEGGWILSEVGRQPWAVDGVLPTFMGASSLTATQIWLTIAGFTLMYGVMAVIEVKLMIRTIKKGPYEAKLGRMHDDPEVSPTSDPALPVIGPAE comes from the coding sequence ATGGACCTCAGTACCGTAGAACTGTCGAGGCTGCAATTCGCCCTGACAGCGCTGTATCATTTTCTTTTCGTGCCGCTGACCCTGGGCTTGAGTTTCATGCTGGTCATCATGGAAAGCGTCTATGTCCTGACCGGCCGTGAAATCTGGCGCACGATCACGCGCTTCTGGGGCCTTCTGTTCGGTATCAATTTCGTGCTCGGCGTCGCTACCGGCCTGACCATGGAATTCGAATTCGGCATGAACTGGTCGTATTATTCGCACTATGTCGGCGATATTTTTGGTGCCCCCCTGGCCATCGAAGGCCTGATGGCCTTCTTCCTCGAAGCGACCTTTGTGGGGCTGATGTTCTTCGGCTGGGAAAAACTGTCCAGGCCCGCTCACCTGATGGTCACCTTCATGGTGGCGCTCGGCACCAATCTGTCGGCCCTGTGGATCCTGATCGCCAATGGCTGGATGCAGCACCCGGCCGGCGCGGTCTTCAATCCGGCCACCATGCGCATGGAAGTGACCGACTTCATGCAGGTTTTGTTCAATCCGGTGGCTCAGGCCAAGTTCGTCCATACGGTCAGCGCCGGCTATGTGCTGGCGGCGGTGTTTGTGCTCGGCGTGTCGGCCATCTATCTGTTGCAAGGCAAATATATCAGCGTGGCCAAGCGCTCGATGGCGGTGGCGGCGGCCTTTGGTCTGGCCTCTGCCTTATCTGTCGTCGTGCTGGGTGATGAGTCGGGCTACATGCTGACCGACAACCAGAAGATGAAACTGGCCGCGATCGAATCGATGTGGCACACCGAGCCGGCACCCGCCGGGATCGCCATTTTCGGTCTGCCCAATGTCAAAGAACAGCGCACCGATGATGAGGTGAAAATCCCCTATGTGCTGGGCCTGATCGCCACGCGCAGCCTCGATCAGCCGGTGGTGGGCATTCTCGAACTGGTCGATAAGGCCAATGAACGCATCCGTTCCGGCATCATCGCCTATGATGGGGTGGAGCGGCTGAAGGTCAATCCCGATGACATGCAGGGCCGCGCCGAATTCGAGGCGCACAAGGCTGATCTCGGCTACAGCTACCTGCTCAAGAAGTACGTTGCCGATCCGCGTCAGGCCAGCGACGCCCTGATTGCAAAAGCGGCGATGGATACGGTGCCCAATGTGCCGCTGATGTTCTGGGTCTTCCGGCTGATGGCGGCGCTGGGCTTTGCCTTTATCGGCCTGTTCATCACCGCCTTCTTCATGGTGACGTTCAACAGGCACAGGAACCGGCTGTTTCTGTGGGTCTGCGTTCTGGCCATTCCCCTGCCGTGGATCGCCATCGAAGGCGGCTGGATTCTGTCCGAGGTGGGCCGTCAGCCCTGGGCGGTGGATGGCGTCCTGCCCACCTTCATGGGGGCTTCCAGCCTGACCGCGACGCAGATTTGGCTGACCATTGCCGGCTTCACCCTGATGTATGGTGTGATGGCGGTGATCGAGGTGAAGCTGATGATCCGCACGATCAAAAAAGGCCCTTACGAAGCCAAATTAGGCCGGATGCACGACGATCCCGAAGTCAGCCCCACCAGCGATCCGGCCCTGCCCGTCATTGGCCCCGCCGAATAG
- the cydB gene encoding cytochrome d ubiquinol oxidase subunit II has protein sequence MELPLDYMTLRTIWWLLVGVLLAGFALTDGFDMGVTALLPFVARTDQERRAVINTVSATWEGNQVWFILGGGAIFAAWPFVYAASFSGFYLAMFLVLMAMILRPVGFKYRSKRPGKAWRRNWDWALFTGGFVPALVFGVAVGNVLQGVSFSLDSDLRISYHAPFLGGLWALFTPFTLLCGLTSVAMLVLHGAGWLALKLERGEARDRAMNYGFVAGGLLIVLFAIGYVFVRFSGIGFAVLGDVATNGPSNPTRDEVVPMAGAWLANYGKHPWMLVAPVLGFVGPVLAMIGLKLRQHIVAFGGSSLAVLGIIGTVGFSMFPIILPSNADIHSSLLVWNASSSQLTLFIMLLVTVVFLPLILFYTSWVYKVLFGRIGTGQVASNPDMY, from the coding sequence ATGGAATTACCCCTCGACTATATGACCCTGCGCACGATCTGGTGGCTGCTGGTCGGCGTGCTGCTGGCCGGTTTTGCGCTCACCGACGGTTTTGACATGGGCGTGACGGCGTTACTGCCCTTCGTGGCGCGCACCGATCAAGAACGTCGCGCCGTCATCAATACGGTTTCGGCCACCTGGGAAGGTAATCAGGTGTGGTTTATCCTGGGCGGCGGCGCCATCTTCGCCGCCTGGCCGTTTGTATATGCGGCCAGTTTTTCGGGCTTTTACCTGGCCATGTTTTTGGTGCTGATGGCGATGATCCTGCGTCCGGTCGGTTTCAAATACCGCTCGAAGCGGCCCGGCAAGGCCTGGCGGCGCAACTGGGACTGGGCGCTTTTCACGGGCGGCTTCGTCCCGGCGCTGGTCTTCGGCGTGGCCGTCGGCAATGTGCTGCAAGGCGTGTCGTTCAGCCTCGATTCCGATCTGCGCATCAGCTATCACGCGCCGTTTCTGGGCGGCCTGTGGGCCCTGTTCACACCGTTTACCCTGCTGTGCGGCCTGACCTCGGTGGCCATGCTGGTGCTGCATGGCGCGGGCTGGCTGGCGCTCAAGCTGGAACGTGGCGAGGCGCGCGACCGGGCCATGAATTATGGTTTTGTAGCGGGTGGCCTGCTGATCGTGCTCTTCGCCATCGGCTATGTGTTCGTGCGCTTTTCCGGCATTGGCTTTGCCGTGCTGGGCGATGTGGCGACGAACGGCCCGTCCAATCCGACGCGCGACGAAGTGGTGCCGATGGCCGGTGCGTGGCTGGCCAATTACGGTAAGCATCCGTGGATGCTGGTCGCGCCCGTGCTCGGATTTGTCGGCCCCGTTCTGGCTATGATCGGGCTGAAGCTGCGGCAACATATTGTGGCGTTTGGCGGCTCGTCTCTGGCTGTCCTCGGCATTATAGGCACCGTCGGGTTTTCGATGTTCCCGATCATCCTGCCGTCCAATGCCGACATCCATTCCAGCCTGCTCGTCTGGAATGCGTCAAGCTCGCAGCTCACCCTGTTTATCATGCTGCTGGTGACGGTGGTCTTCCTGCCCCTCATCCTGTTCTACACAAGCTGGGTCTATAAGGTGCTGTTTGGCCGTATCGGCACGGGCCAGGTGGCCTCAAACCCTGATATG